The Apium graveolens cultivar Ventura chromosome 10, ASM990537v1, whole genome shotgun sequence nucleotide sequence CAAAAGCAGCAATCCAATTTAGCAAAAAAAGAAGAAGACGATGCACAACAAACGCAACAACCTTCAACCGAAATTAAGTTCTTGCAATTTAGTacaacaaaataaaataataataagagcACTAATAAGAAAGAGAGGGTACTGACTAAATCGATTAATTGAGAGTAGATGCCCGATTGAAACAATAAAAATCAAAACAAGAAGATGAATTAGAGAAAAAGTTAAGAGCATAGCCAAACAAGAAGAAAGCCCCAAATTACTGCAACAAGAAAACCCTAAATTTCTACAGATCCTAATAACTAGATCGATAAACTTTAAGCTCTGATCCGAATGAGAAGCCTAGTTATTAGAACCTTAATTTCCAAACTCTGAACTCGATTGAGAAGCCTAATCGAATAATTGAGAGTATTTATTTGTGAGTGTATGTATGTTTGAGAGTGAATATTTGGGAGTGTAAAACTAAGCGGATTAAAATTTAGTATATTATTATTTTAGTAAAAATTAGCGGGATAAATTTTCTCTTTGAGCTGTCCAAAATTTGGTTAAAATTTGGCCCGGGATTACAATCCCGCCTAAATATTCAGTCCTATGCTAACACTAATTATAATATCAATGCTAACACTACATTTCATGTTACAATAGTAATTTTATCATGTCCATGGTAATATCTAGTATCCTCTACTGTAACACAAATAAAAACTGTTATCTCAGACCTAATTTTAGTGATTTATGGTAACAATTTtgcttgtaacaccaaaaaaGTGTTGCTACAGGCCAGATATGGTGTAGTGATACtcaactagggacctttaggaatatagATACTATTTTtctaatctcatttctaagtcacgtacttagagatataaaattatgtatcatattccaaggacatttattaatgtAACATTTATATCGctgtaaattaaaaattaataaattataaaaggaataatcgataaaacataaatattaataatccaaatatcttaaactaaaacatcgtAGTGTTGTCTCTcgggcacaaacactaacaatgattgcctttgagataaagtccttcaccgccttgaatttcttcttttcctttccttctcgaatatctactgatgtgactaaatcctgatgacatcaactactgatcatcaagtactgataaaCAAGTATTGATAACGTCACCctcagtaaatcctgatattaacTGCTGATAGTTTATctcctgatatcatcaattatatctaacattATGCACAAtaaatattgtagatatcaattgacaaataacataaataacttctctatgtgatagcccttgagaaggacaagctgactTGAAGTAATTTCCTCGACTAACATAGGAACTTGAGGATcatcctcaggttcaaggatgtcaatCAACTCCCTATTTCTTCTACCAGAGAATGAAGCATGTGCTAAATAAATTGCTAACTAGAAGTAAATTGATAATGAAACTAATATATCATGTCTCATGCCTGCAATTATGAGTgatgagctttagaagcaacaagggCATATTGATGCTTATTAtgtgattgagcaccttcaaaggatgtttgaaggataggctaGTCAAGAAGGCGCTATAAATTTGCATAAAAGAGAGAGTGAGATCCGGTTGGACCACTTGTTCAAAAGATGGTAggtatacataccttgatattttggggtTCAAGATTGGTCTAGAGACTCAACTTGATTTGATCAAGCAATTTTTGAACAACTTCTTTTCTCTCAGTTTCTTATGAAAAAAATGAATGAGATAGACAAAACATGCATTGAGTTTTGACGCATGTTAAGAGCTGCTGAAAACAACACGGTAAAGACATGAACTTcgtccatattgatggtgtacacATGGAATAAAAATGAGAAAGGAAACTGGATTAGAAATATTAAGATTTTATTTTATTCAGTTCCAAACTagagtccaatcccaaaggggcTTTTGAAGCCTATTAGTGGTGTTGGTAAAGAACACGATTGTCGCTTCTGTGAAAATAACCAGGTAATTGGAAGTTAAACTGttgagcttatttggaagatctaaagaagaatgCCATTAagggtcaagcttcaggtatcagGTTAGAATTGGAGCACAATTTGTTTCCTAGTCAGGGGCGAACGCAGAAAGTCTCTTCAAGGGGGGCCAAATAAAGGCCAAATAAATTATATAATCCATAATGCATAAAAAATAGAGATATGTTCTAATACATTAAAATTGAGACCGTCGTTCTTTTAAGTCACGTAAATCATTTATAATAGCATCTAAGCTAATACTACGAGCAATTTCTTTCTCAATATATAACATCAAATAATCTGGAGATATTCGGCTTCTATTTTATTTCGAATTCTATTTTTTACAAGGCTCATAGCTGAAGATGATCGCTCTGTTGTTTTCGTAAAAATAAGAAGCGTTAGAATAAGAGTCACCACACTATATACAAGAGGATATATGTCTACTTTTCGTGTCTTTACCAACCATTTACTCAAACCAGCAATGGTAGACAATGATGCAAATATTGGATGTTGACATTCATGACTGAAATGCTCAAATTGCATCTTTAGTTGAGCCATCTCATATTCTGCAAAATCTTCTTGATAGAATTTTTGTACCAGCTTGTTAATTTCATCAATACCCATTGATTTACACATCTCCTTTGGATCTAGTGTTGAGCTAAGCACAAACAACTCCATTATTTTCTTATTGAACTTATTTTTAAACTCTTGTAATTGAGTGTCTACCACAGCAAGAAAAATATCAATCTTGTAATGATCCTCAACCGTAAACTGATCATGTTGATGACAAGCCCTTCCATTCATTTCAACATACCCATCACTCATATGTGGCAGTGGTATACTAACCTTCTCATAGAATATCTTCACATCCGAAAGTATCTCATCCCATCCTTCATTTTGCAACTTCTATATTAACAACTTAGTTGAAGAAAAACGTTGTATTACATTTAAAATATCTTGAAATTTATACTGCGAAGCTTGGAAAAGTAAATCACTTATCTCAAGAATTTTTTCCATAATACGCAAAATGAGAACAAATTCAAATAAGCTCAGTGCCTCATATACAGCATCTGCATATGCTTGTTGAGTAGATGTGACCCCATCatcaataatattcaataaaatttcaaatgtagcatttaacattttaaaaaaatttgaaaatgattttatataAGGACTCGAACGAGTATCACCGGCTCTTTGTAGAGTACCAATATGATTTTCACCTTTCCCATTGTCAAGCTCATCAATTGAAAGTAATTAGGCAATATTTGAAGCATGAGGATCTTTTGATTGGTCACTGCACTTACATAAGATGCCGACAATATTAATGATGACATTCAACTTGGAAAAGAATCGTTCGATTGGAATAAGTTCCTTTGATGCAGCAACTAGTGCGAATTGCAAACGATGAGTCATATAATGAACATAATAAGCATAGGGACATTCACATAAAATATAAGGCTTGCAATCCAATCCATTCTCCTCGCATATTACTTGCTTCATCATAACCTTGCCCTTTCTATTTTGTATATCAAGATTTTGATTAGATAAAACGGAACAAATTCCATCTTTTCGTGTTAGTGATGCAGTGTCTTTGACATGGACAATACCCAAGAATCTCTCTCGAACATAACCATTTTTGTCTACAAATATCAAGATAATAGACATTTGTTCTCTTTTATACTCATCTCAAGCTTTATcaataatcaaataaaattttGCATCTCCAATTTCCTCACGAATAGCATTCTTCACTTTAGTAGAAAAGACATGCAAAATTTCTTTTTGTGCTCTTGGTAATGTATGTGTTGCATTCTTTAAAGCATTTGACACAACTCCTTCCACTTCAGAATTGTAAGAGGCTACAAAACTAAGATATTCATTGGAATTTCCACCATTCAATAATTCTTTAGTCTCATCATGACCTCTAAATGCCATTGCTTGAAATTCTAGCCACCTAGAAATACTAATTAAAACTTGTAACCAGAGTTGATTGTCTCTAATTTGTTGAGTTGTGTGGTTCTCTAACCTTTGAACAATATGAATTTCTTGATTTATAAGATCATCACATGTTCG carries:
- the LOC141690435 gene encoding uncharacterized protein LOC141690435, with product MAFRGHDETKELLNGGNSNEYLSFVASYNSEVEGVVSNALKNATHTLPRAQKEILHVFSTKVKNAIHKNGYVRERFLGIVHVKDTASLTRKDGICSVLSNQNLDIQNRKGKVMMKQKLQNEGWDEILSDVKIFYEKVSIPLPHMSDGYVEMNGRACHQHDQFTVEDHYKIDIFLAVVDTQLQEFKNKFNKKIMELFVLSSTLDPKEMCKSMGIDEINKLVQKFYQEDFAEYEMAQLKMQFEHFSHECQHPIFASLSTIAGLSKWLTAMQVPSWLRDDNYCRSNAVE